A DNA window from Nitrospira sp. contains the following coding sequences:
- a CDS encoding hypothetical protein (Evidence 4 : Unknown function but conserved in other organisms; MaGe:77307692): MATTAKEQTEIAAALVRLYVFLAQYLDRCFDEAARKSYPDAELQAHLTETRRQLMDILSVNPVVKKKLGEECDRILALGATCLKSGGTDPQTREAVHAERTILKSKTLALSDLVAVFRALD, translated from the coding sequence ATGGCCACCACCGCAAAAGAGCAGACTGAAATTGCCGCAGCCCTCGTGCGGCTCTACGTGTTCTTAGCCCAATATCTCGATCGCTGCTTCGACGAAGCCGCCCGCAAAAGCTATCCGGACGCCGAGTTGCAGGCGCACCTGACAGAAACGCGCCGCCAGCTCATGGATATTCTCTCCGTCAACCCAGTCGTCAAAAAGAAACTCGGAGAAGAATGCGACCGCATTCTCGCATTGGGCGCGACCTGTTTGAAGTCCGGAGGGACAGATCCGCAAACCCGCGAGGCCGTTCACGCGGAACGAACGATTCTCAAAAGTAAAACGCTGGCCCTCAGCGATCTCGTTGCCGTGTTTCGCGCACTGGACTGA
- a CDS encoding hypothetical protein (Evidence 4 : Unknown function but conserved in other organisms; MaGe:77307691) gives MGTGELDRYQLAGLDYRERGFSRPVEFERAGDGVSAVLRYETARINTEPHPAQDTALLALIQALQAQGYRQLRTQVSFRNGTYLGSQELWVEYPDPAPPLKPAGFMARIAGWFRPHRTDNTGS, from the coding sequence ATGGGAACGGGCGAACTCGATCGGTATCAACTGGCGGGGCTGGACTATCGAGAACGTGGATTCAGCCGCCCTGTTGAATTCGAGCGGGCAGGAGATGGAGTTTCCGCGGTGCTGCGCTATGAGACGGCCCGCATCAACACCGAGCCGCATCCTGCGCAAGACACGGCGTTGCTCGCGTTGATTCAAGCTTTACAGGCGCAGGGCTATCGACAGCTCAGAACCCAAGTCAGTTTCCGCAACGGCACGTATCTCGGCTCGCAGGAACTATGGGTTGAATATCCAGACCCGGCACCGCCTCTCAAGCCGGCAGGGTTCATGGCCAGAATTGCCGGATGGTTTCGGCCACATCGGACGGACAACACCGGATCATGA